A stretch of Linepithema humile isolate Giens D197 chromosome 3, Lhum_UNIL_v1.0, whole genome shotgun sequence DNA encodes these proteins:
- the LOC136998873 gene encoding uncharacterized protein, translating into MAKKCLQMTKNTVWYCNSDNVFAYNRAKDGTIKKDEKIVGNNYTFITSIALCDDYIISGDLNGIIKHWRIESEKDGRNNLKCSEIELNDVNTHIEFIYANDVNTNIEHIDATSQHIIAASKNLIKLLKYTDDKTGCTKENEIYCGVGEQGFENDSYVASISFDPIGTKFAAGSYSHDQSLSSFLIYDIEKSDLVMDKNCEGFFRQLLWEDPHTVLMCFDQSIKKMDMRVSDFVRTWNSSQYEHSFCCSSDNMYTFMTGHFECVLWDQRQSVAIQNYDVANPEKYSIIYSLEFDSAHMYAVTRRCLYELDFMGRHHFDYKKIKKLFGKFY; encoded by the exons ATGGCTAAAAAATGCCTACAAATGACTAAAAATACGGTTTGGTATTGTAATAGTGATAATGTTTTTGCTTATAATCGCGCAAAGGACGGTACCattaaaaaagatgaaaagatTGTGGGAaataattacacttttattaCATCTATTGCTCTTTGtgatgattatattataagtgGCGACCT AAATGGTATTATTAAACACTGGAGAATTGAATCAGAGAAGGATGGaagaaataatcttaaatgttcagaaatagaattaaatgatGTAAATACACATATTGAATTCATTTACGCAAATGatgtaaatacaaatattgaacACATTGACGCAACATCACAACACATTATAGCTGCTtctaagaatttaataaag TTACTGAAATATACAGACGATAAAACAGGTTGTACGAAAGAAAACGAAATATATTGTGGAGTCGGCGAGCAAGGATTTGAAAACGATTCTTATGTGGCATCAATTTCATTTGACCCTATAGGAACAAAATTTGCTGCTGGTTCCTATAGTCATGATCAATCATTATCGTCGTTTCTAATTTACGATATTGAAAAAAG TGATCTGGTAATGGATAAAAATTGTGAAGGTTTTTTTCGCCAACTACTATGGGAGGATCCTCACACTGTTCTCATGTGTTTTGAtcaatctattaaaaaaatggatatgag AGTATCCGATTTTGTACGTACATGGAATTCTTCGCAATATGAACATTCATTTTGTTGCTCATCAGATAATATGTACACTTTTATGACGGGACATTTTGAGTGTGTTTTATGGGATCAGAGACAAAGTGTTGCCATTCaa aattatgaTGTGGCTAACCCTGAAAagtattcaattatatattctctAGAATTTGATAGTGCCCATATGTACGCTGTTACACGCCGCTGTCTTTATGAATTGGACTTTATGGGAAGACACCACtttgattacaaaaaaataaaaaagttatttggcaaattttattaa
- the LOC105676540 gene encoding uncharacterized protein isoform X1, with protein sequence MATTEVIVTDILWEEMKNIAVEVQQRFYESLPDCTEYKFDEHKYLKQNIGYALYGSPKINENENESENENESENENENENGNKNENANASMTESNNCYYLAEKLSNADADITDTVDYNKAAKDVIDVIYKQICKCSIETDNSQPIYFSIIYNIIFRPKMKVRSQEKKGTGIQEEIKKESKDEKELFMVSSIPIFKIRKQRFTIQKNSLIKPEADYETWFIDTSGRVYKSWTDYTEKNTLPKCTMVLPKDGFYDADPSYPVTEDYSTVWLEIMDSPACSWKAKLFSGMDIISSAVGLGTASLCVASMFTPIAPVVAVTGLAATGATGVWTIGRCSQQLADRNEHEESIHPRNKEAFACWLGIAGSAVGLSAIGGSIAISRAAANGMTVPTYAKVAFNTVQSSNIVLNGIGVVYQGYCIIDKGRAGQGVDPWDVLNLMTHVMFFTGSVLKVQFAGDIIESTQGKVINDYKESLRSKNLRKKFNRTLKKAAKNNTCKISENTEVIRYIRNRQQLLSVDQSVAGGQVLEKTTRNIVWSVEQGKLRVNGIILLDPIDYARRLIQLGIFVETNQSNSSSPQNCIQSSTVDQMIKMLCDLLSKLYLSNNCPRKMPTVPDFEPLIREMNLMNVNEDCLKMLFKIAERLIRRSKDMEDFLLTAFTFVWQYCKANLKQWGINSSYRMQSDSGSHILQKIIIAITEAIDMVLNNLFDAFSIYLNAKLRQ encoded by the exons ATGGCCACAACTGAAGTAATTGTCACAGATATTCTATgg gaagaAATGAAGAATATTGCTGTCGAAGTGCAACAACGCTTCTACGAATCTCTTCCTGATTGTACAGAATATAAATTCGATGAACATAAATATCTGAAACAGAATATTGGATATGCACTTTATGGATCACCAAAAATCAATGAGAATGAGAACGAAAGTGAGAATGAAAATGAGAGTGAGAATGAGAATGAGAACGAGAATGGGAATAAGAATGAGAATGCAAATGCAAGCATGACAGAAAGCAATAATTGCTATTACTTGGCAGAAAAATTGAGTAATGCGGATGCTGATATAACTGATACAGTGGATTACAATAAGGCAGCGAAGGATGTTATAGATGTAATATACaaacaaatatgtaaatgttcAATAGAAACTGATAACTCTCAACCgatttattttagtataatttataatataatattccgTCCTAAAATGAAAGTAAGAtctcaagaaaaaaaaggaacagGAAtacaagaagaaataaaaaaagaaagtaaagaTGAGAAGGAATTATTTATGGTATCTTCTATTCCAATTTTCAAGATTAGAAAGCAAAGATTTACTATACAGAAGAACAGTTTAATTAAACCTGAAGCGGATTATGAGACATGGTTTATCGATACCAGTGGCAGAGTGTATAAAAGCTGGACAGATTATACAGAGAAGAATACTCTGCCGAAGTGCACTATGGTCCTTCCGAAAGATGGTTTTTATGACGCGGATCCATCATATCCAGTTACCGAAGATTATTCGACAGTTTGGCTCGAAATCATGGATTCTCCTGCGTGCTCGTGGAAAGCTAAACTTTTTAGTGGAATGGATATCATTTCCAGTGCTGTTGGACTTGGTACAGCGAGTTTATGCGTTGCATCAATGTTCACCCCAATTGCACCAGTTGTCGCTGTGACag GTCTCGCTGCCACTGGTGCGACTGGTGTTTGGACAATTGGCCGATGCTCTCAACAACTGGCAGATCGCAACGAACACGAGGAGTCTATTCATCCTCGAAATAAAGAAGCATTTGCGTGTTGGCTCGGCATAGCCGGTTCAGCGGTTGGCTTAAGCGCAATTGGAGGATCAATAGCTATTTCCAGGGCTGCTGCAAACGGTATGACGGTGCCTACTTACGCGAAAGTGGCTTTTAATACAGTGCAAAGTAGTAACATCGTCTTGAACGGTATCGGCGTCGTATATCAGGGTTATTGTATAATAGACAAGGGTAGAGCGGGACAGGGAGTCGATCCCTGGGACGTATTGAATTTGATGACCCACGTCATGTTTTTCACCGGCTCTGTATTAAAGGTTCAATTCGCCGGCGATATTATCGAAAGTACGCAAGGCAAGGTTATTAACGATTACAAAGAATCTCTACGCAGCAAGAATCTTCGTAAAAAGTTCAATCGTACGCTGAAAAAGGCtgcgaaaaataatacatgCAAAATATCCGAAAATACGGAAGTGATACGTTACATAAGGAATCGCCAACAGTTGTTGTCCGTTGACCAGTCTGTCGCTGGTGGCCAAGTGTTGGAGAAAACTACGCGTAATATTGTATGGTCAGTTGAACAGGGTAAATTAAGAGTCAACGGTATTATATTGTTAGATCCTATCGACTACGCTCGTCGCCTTATACAGTTGGGCATATTCGTTGAGACTAATCAAAGCAATTCGTCTAGTCCGCAGAATTGTATTCAAAGTTCCACGGTTGaccaaatgataaaaatgcttTGTGATTTATTATCTAAACTTTATTTGAGTAACAATTGTCCCAGAAAAATGCCAACAGTGCCTGACTTTGAACCACTAATCAGAGAGATGAACTTGATGAATGTGAATGAAGATTGtttgaaaatgttatttaaaattgctgaAAGGCTAATAAGACGTTCGAAAGACATGGAAGATTTTCTACTTACAGCCTTCACTTTTGTTTGGCAGTATTGTAAAGCGAACTTGAAGCAATGGGGCATAAACTCGTCTTATCGCATGCAAAGCGATTCTGGTTCTCACATCTtgcaaaagattattattgcgATTACGGAAGCAATCGACATGGTGCTGAATAACTTGTTTGATgctttttcaatatatttaaatgctaAATTACGTCAATGA
- the LOC105676242 gene encoding uncharacterized protein, whose translation MAAKKEETNMDQLFEEMKSIAVEQQQCFYELLPDCTIYEKSDINPRKDEHKYLKQNIGYALFGPPTKNEEEMKKEENSIVACYGKTKDPNNTEADITDAVGYDEKAENAIRKIYEKICECLNITDDSFEPIYFGVIYNVIVYFNSNVSKGKNKEKEKKEVKEETKKETEAEVKKEVKEEEVSVVPVPIFKIFKSKKSTQETVDKAKKPILTKSEDCETLYIDSNARVYESWSDYVENNTLQECTMVLPKDGFYQPNPDYPIEEDYSTVWIEIMDSPACTTSKKVLTSVDLVSTAVGIGALGLSIAGLFTPLAPVASISLAGAATASGAWSIFRNTQELVDRYNHKESIYILDKEAFPCWLGLTGSVTGLGAVGGTVVLSKAAANGATIPSAAKVVFNTVQGSNIFLNGVGVVYMSYSMYEKYMEEQTFSYLDALNLATHIMFFASSVVNVKFANDIIRDSQGRVIDDYKKTRRSKNLRKKFNRAARRAAENNTSKIAENAEVIHFIRNRQDFLSFDQARGSQMFDKTSHNTVWSFDGGKIMIGNIELLNPIDFALLLISSIRSESDQSDPSDDSQDDSNNFKLLKQSLHDLLKDFYPDDTPELSDFDRILEDLSSMNISEDCLTMLFNIATTLMKHDKDHFLICFTFVWKYCKANLKQWGIKTRRRMQSESGSYIMQKIINVVSEATGMIFDQLATAAFMYAEANLYIH comes from the exons ATGGCTGCAAAGAAAGAAGAAACCAATATGGACCAACTTTtc gAAGAAATGAAGAGCATTGCTGTTGAACAGCAACAATGCTTCTATGAACTTCTGCCTGACTGtacaatatatgaaaaatctgATATTAATCCAAGAAAGGACGAACATAAATACCTGAAACAGAATATTGGATATGCATTGTTTGGACCACCAACGAAAAATGAGGaggaaatgaaaaaagaagaaaatagtATAGTAGCTTGCTATGGCAAAACAAAAGATCCAAATAATACAGAAGCAGATATAACTGATGCAGTGGGTTATGATGAAAAAgccgaaaacgctataagaaaGATATATGAGAAGATATGTGAgtgtttaaatataacagaTGATTCGTTTGAACCAATTTATTTTGGTgtcatttataatgtaatagtttattttaatagcaatGTAagtaaaggaaaaaataaagaaaaggaaaaaaaagaagtaaaagaggaaacaaaaaaagaaactgaagcagaagtaaaaaaagaagtaaaagaaGAAGAGGTATCGGTAGTACCTGTTcctatttttaagatttttaaaagtaagaaaagcaCCCAAGAGACAGTTGATAAGGCGAAGAAGCCTATATTAACCAAGAGTGAAGATTGTGAAACACTATATATTGACTCCAATGCCAGAGTCTATGAAAGTTGGTCGGActatgtagaaaataatactCTACAAGAATGTACTATGGTGCTTCCAAAAGATGGTTTTTACCAACCAAACCCAGACTATCCTATTGAGGAGGATTATTCGACAGTTTGGATCGAAATCATGGATTCTCCTGCATGTACAACGAGCAAGAAAGTTTTGACGAGTGTAGATCTTGTCTCCACTGCAGTTGGAATTGGCGCACTTGGCTTGAGTATCGCAGGGCTTTTCACACCTCTTGCGCCTGTTGCAA GTATTTCTCTTGCTGGTGCTGCTACTGCGAGTGGTGCTTGGTCAATTTTTCGGAACACCCAAGAATTAGTGGATCGCTATAACCACAAggaatctatttatattctgGACAAAGAAGCATTCCCATGTTGGCTCGGTTTAACTGGTTCAGTGACTGGTTTAGGAGCGGTTGGAGGAACGGTGGTTCTATCCAAAGCTGCTGCAAACGGCGCTACGATACCTTCCGCTGCGAAAGTAGTATTTAATACCGTGCAAGGCAGTAATATCTTCTTGAATGGTGTCGGTGTTGTATATATGAGTTACAGTATGTACGAGAAGTACATGGAAGAGCAGACTTTCAGTTACTTAGATGCGTTAAATTTGGCGACGCACATCATGTTCTTCGCCAGCTCCGTGGTGAACGTTAAATTTGCTAATGACATTATTAGGGATAGCCAGGGTAGAGTCATCGATGACTACAAGAAAACTCGACGCAGTAAGAATCTTCGTAAGAAATTCAATCGTGCCGCGCGAAGGGCTGCCGAGAACAATACGTCTAAGATAGCCGAAAATGCGGAAGTGATACACTTTATACGAAATCGTCAAGACTTCTTGTCTTTCGACCAGGCTCGTGGTAGTCAGATGTTCGATAAGACTTCGCATAATACCGTATGGTCATTCGACGGAGGTAAAATAATGATTGGTAATATCGAATTGTTAAATCCTATAGATTTTGCTTTGCTTCTTATTTCAAGTATACGTTCAGAATCCGATCAGAGTGATCCGTCCGATGACTCTCAAGATGATTCTAATAACTTTAAGCTACTGAAACAATCGCTTCACGATTTATTAAAAGACTTCTATCCCGACGACACGCCGGAATTATCTGACTTTGACCGAATACTTGAGGACCTAAGTTCTATGAACATAAGTGAAGATTGCCTCACAATGTTGTTTAATATAGCTACAACGCTAATGAAACATGACAAAGATCATTTCTTGATATGCTTCACTTTTGTTTGGAAATACTGTAAAGCAAACTTGAAACAGTGGGGGATAAAGACACGTCGTCGCATGCAAAGCGAATCTGGCTCTTACATTAtgcaaaagattattaatgttgtttctgaAGCAACAGGTATGATATTCGATCAATTAGCTACTGCTGCTTTTATGTATGCGGAAGctaatttatacatacattga
- the LOC105676540 gene encoding uncharacterized protein isoform X2: MAAKKEETNMDQLFEEMKSIAVEQQQCFYELLPEWTKYKKSDIYPRKDEHKYLKQNIGYALFGPPTKNEEEMKKEENSTVACYGKTKDPNNTEADITDAVGYNKKAKKAIKKIYDKICECFNVEDDPFQPILFGVIYNVIVYSNSNVSKGKNKEKEKKEVKEATKKETKAEVKKEVEEEEVSVVPVPIFKIFKSKKSIQETVDKAKKPILTKIEDYETLYIDSNARVYEGWSDYVENNTLQECTMVLPKDGFYQPNPDYPIEEDYSTVWIEIMDSPACTTSKKVLTNVDRVSTVVGIGALGLSIAGLFTPLAPVASISLAGAATASGAWSIFRNTQELVDRYNHKESIYILDKEAFPCWLGLTGSVAGLGAVGGTVVLSRVAANGATIPSAAKVVFNTVQGSNIFLNGVGVVYMSYSMYDKYKEEQTFSYLDALNLATHIMFFASSVVNVKFANDIIRDSQGRVIDDYKKTRRSRNLRKKFNRAARRAAENNTSKIAENAEVIHFIQNRQDFLSFDQARGSQMFDKTSSHNTVWSFDGGKIMIGNIELLNPIDFALLLISSIRSESDQSDPSDDSQDDSNNFKLLKQSLHDLLKDFCPDDTPELSDFDRILEDLSSMNISEDCLTMLFNIATTLMKHDKDHFLICFTFVWKYCKANLKQWGIKTRRRMQSESGSYIMQKIINVVSEATGMIFDQLATAAFMYAEANLKKTI; encoded by the exons ATGGCTGCAAAGAAAGAAGAAACCAATATGGACCAACTtttt gAAGAAATGAAGAGCATTGCTGTTGAACAGCAACAATGCTTCTATGAACTTCTGCCTGAGTggacaaaatataaaaaatctgataTTTATCCAAGAAAGGACGAACATAAATacctgaaacaaaatattggaTATGCATTGTTTGGACCACCAACGAAAAATGAAGaggaaatgaaaaaagaagaaaatagtACAGTAGCTTGCTATGGCAAAACAAAAGATCCAAATAATACAGAAGCAGATATAACTGATGCAGTgggttataataaaaaagccaaaaaagctataaaaaagatatatgatAAGATATGTGAGTGTTTCAATGTGGAAGATGATCCATTTCAACCAATTTTATTTGGTgtcatttataatgtaatagtTTATTCTAATAGCAATGTAagtaaaggaaaaaataaagaaaaggaaaaaaaagaagtaaaagaggcaacaaaaaaagaaactaaagcagaagtaaaaaaagaagtagaagaagaagaggtATCGGTAGTACCTGTTcctatttttaagatttttaaaagtaagaaaagcaTCCAAGAGACAGTTGATAAGGCGAAGAAGCCTATATTAACCAAGATTGAAGATTATGAAACACTATATATTGACTCCAATGCCAGAGTCTATGAAGGTTGGTCGGActatgtagaaaataatactCTACAAGAATGTACTATGGTGCTTCCAAAAGATGGTTTTTACCAACCAAACCCAGACTATCCTATTGAGGAGGATTATTCGACAGTTTGGATCGAAATCATGGATTCTCCTGCATGTACAACGAGCAAGAAAGTTTTGACGAATGTGGATCGTGTCTCCACTGTAGTTGGAATTGGCGCACTTGGCTTGAGTATCGCAGGGCTTTTCACACCTCTTGCGCCTGTTGCAA gTATTTCTCTCGCTGGTGCTGCTACTGCGAGTGGTGCTTGGTCAATTTTCCGGAACACCCAAGAATTAGTGGATCGCTATAACCACAAggaatctatttatattctgGACAAAGAAGCATTCCCATGTTGGCTCGGTTTAACTGGTTCAGTGGCTGGTTTAGGAGCGGTTGGAGGAACGGTGGTTCTATCCAGAGTTGCTGCAAACGGCGCGACGATACCTTCCGCTGCGAAAGTAGTATTTAATACCGTGCAAGGCAGTAATATCTTCTTGAATGGTGTCGGTGTTGTATATATGAGTTACAGTATGTACGATAAGTACAAGGAAGAGCAGACTTTCAGTTACTTAGATGCGTTAAATTTGGCGACGCACATCATGTTCTTCGCCAGCTCCGTGGTGAACGTTAAATTTGCCAATGACATTATCAGGGATAGCCAGGGTAGAGTTATCGATGACTACAAGAAAACTCGACGCAGTAGGAATCTTCGTAAGAAATTCAATCGTGCCGCGCGAAGGGCTGCCGAGAACAATACGTCTAAGATAGCCGAAAATGCGGAAGTGATACACTTTATACAAAATCGTCAAGACTTCTTGTCTTTCGACCAGGCTCGTGGTAGTCAGATGTTCGATAAGACTTCATCGCATAATACCGTATGGTCATTCGACGGAGGTAAAATAATGATTGGTAATATCGAATTGTTAAATCCTATAGATTTTGCTTTGCTTCTTATTTCAAGTATACGTTCAGAATCCGATCAGAGTGATCCGTCCGATGACTCTCAAGATGATTCTAATAACTTTAAGCTACTGAAACAATCGCTTCACGATTTATTAAAAGACTTCTGTCCCGACGACACGCCGGAATTATCTGACTTTGACCGAATACTTGAGGACCTAAGTTCTATGAACATAAGTGAAGATTGCCTCACAATGTTGTTTAATATAGCTACAACGCTAATGAAACATGACAAAGATCATTTCTTGATATGCTTCACTTTTGTTTGGAAATACTGTAAAGCAAACTTGAAACAGTGGGGGATAAAGACACGTCGTCGCATGCAAAGCGAATCTGGCTCTTACATTAtgcaaaagattattaatgttgtttctgaAGCAACAGGTATGATATTCGATCAATTAGCTACTGCTGCTTTTATGTATGCGGaagctaatttaaaaaagacaatatag